The Streptomyces aurantiacus genome includes a region encoding these proteins:
- a CDS encoding F0F1 ATP synthase subunit B family protein translates to MDLIPYPIGPLNPKVHELGYALLVFAAVFLFFVRVLPRMQRVLDARDAAIRGVAEQAEEVRARAGQKRAEAESELAEARHDAARIRQRALEEGTAVMAATRAEGMRERDALLAEGRARIEADCAAAEAELRMSVSELASDLASRVVGERISTSTTPTPGPA, encoded by the coding sequence ATGGATCTCATTCCTTACCCCATCGGTCCACTCAATCCGAAGGTCCACGAGCTCGGTTACGCGCTGCTGGTGTTCGCGGCTGTCTTCCTGTTCTTCGTCCGTGTGCTGCCCCGGATGCAACGGGTGCTCGACGCGCGGGACGCGGCGATCAGAGGCGTCGCCGAGCAGGCGGAGGAGGTACGGGCCCGCGCCGGGCAGAAGCGCGCCGAGGCGGAGTCGGAGCTGGCCGAGGCCCGGCACGACGCCGCCAGGATCCGGCAGCGGGCCCTCGAAGAGGGCACCGCCGTCATGGCGGCGACCCGCGCCGAAGGCATGCGCGAACGCGACGCCCTCCTGGCCGAGGGCCGGGCCCGAATAGAGGCCGACTGTGCCGCCGCCGAGGCCGAACTCCGCATGTCCGTCTCGGAGCTGGCCTCGGACCTGGCAAGCAGGGTGGTGGGAGAACGCATCTCCACCTCCACGACGCCGACCCCGGGCCCCGCCTAG
- a CDS encoding macro domain-containing protein → MSAITYVRGDATVPLGRGVKLIAHVCNDIGGWGKGFVLALSNRWPEAAYRRWHRERAVNDFGLGATQFVEVGRYVWVANMIGQRGTRAGSKGVPVRYEAIDAALVPLAEKAVELGASVHMPRIGCGPAGGKWSRVEPLIAERLLGKGVAVTVYDHGT, encoded by the coding sequence ATGTCGGCGATCACGTATGTCCGGGGTGATGCCACCGTTCCCCTGGGCAGGGGAGTCAAGCTGATCGCCCATGTCTGCAACGACATAGGGGGCTGGGGCAAGGGCTTCGTCCTCGCCCTGTCGAACCGGTGGCCGGAGGCCGCCTATCGCCGCTGGCACCGTGAGCGTGCGGTCAACGACTTCGGTCTCGGCGCGACCCAGTTCGTCGAGGTCGGCCGGTATGTGTGGGTGGCCAACATGATCGGCCAGCGGGGCACGAGGGCCGGGAGCAAGGGGGTGCCCGTCCGCTACGAGGCGATCGACGCGGCGCTCGTCCCGCTGGCGGAGAAGGCGGTCGAGCTCGGCGCGTCCGTGCACATGCCGCGCATCGGATGCGGGCCCGCGGGCGGGAAGTGGTCACGTGTGGAACCGCTGATAGCCGAGCGGCTCCTCGGAAAGGGGGTCGCGGTGACGGTGTACGACCACGGGACCTGA
- a CDS encoding MerR family transcriptional regulator, which produces MATDIGEPTLTVDELAARAGVTVRTVRFYSTRGLLPPPVIGPRRVGHYGQEHLSRLALIEELQHQGMTLAGIERYLQQLPDGLSAHDLAIHRAVVASWAPDAAEEMGRAELERRAGRPLSREDLDRLAAMSVIRETDTPDAYRVDLGLLRLGVRLLDVPIAHETILAARAVLMEHTRAAAHELSLLFRDSVSEHDSVEAVKDLSAHMQPLVVQALLTTFQRSLTEELREWLKDS; this is translated from the coding sequence ATGGCGACGGACATCGGGGAGCCGACGCTCACCGTCGACGAACTGGCCGCGCGGGCGGGCGTCACGGTACGGACGGTCCGCTTCTACAGCACCCGGGGGTTGCTGCCGCCGCCCGTGATCGGGCCGCGCCGCGTGGGGCACTACGGCCAGGAGCACCTTTCGCGCCTCGCGCTCATAGAGGAGCTGCAGCACCAGGGGATGACGCTGGCCGGGATCGAGCGCTACCTGCAGCAGCTGCCGGACGGCCTCAGCGCCCACGACCTGGCCATCCACCGTGCCGTGGTGGCCTCCTGGGCTCCCGACGCTGCGGAGGAGATGGGCCGGGCCGAGCTGGAGCGCCGGGCGGGGCGCCCGCTCAGCCGAGAGGACCTCGACCGGCTGGCCGCGATGAGCGTCATCAGGGAGACGGACACACCGGACGCGTACCGCGTGGACCTCGGACTGCTGCGGCTGGGCGTCCGGTTGCTCGACGTGCCGATCGCGCACGAGACGATCCTCGCCGCACGCGCCGTCCTGATGGAGCACACCCGCGCGGCCGCGCACGAACTCTCCCTGCTCTTCCGGGACTCGGTGTCCGAGCACGACTCGGTCGAGGCGGTGAAGGATCTGTCCGCGCACATGCAACCACTCGTCGTGCAGGCCCTCCTGACGACGTTTCAGCGCTCGCTGACAGAGGAGCTGCGGGAGTGGCTCAAGGACTCCTGA
- a CDS encoding 3-hydroxyacyl-CoA dehydrogenase NAD-binding domain-containing protein, whose amino-acid sequence MTESTTIRWEQDETGIVTLVLDDPGQSANTMNQAFRDSLTAIADRLETEVQADPGSVRGIVFTSAKKTFFAGGDLRDLIRVTPETAQQLLDGGLAIKRDLRRIETLGKPVVAAMNGAALGGGYEIALACHHRVALDAPGSKIGCPEVTLGLLPGGGGVVRTVRLLGIADALLKVLLQGTQYSPQRALENGLVHEVAATHEEMLAKARAFIDANPESRQPWDKPGYRIPGGTPSNPKFAANLPAFPANLRKQTNGAPYPAPRNILAAAVEGSQVDFETAQVIEARYFVELAAGQTSKNMIQAFFFDLQAVNSGANRPKDVEPRQVRKVAVLGAGMMGAGIAYSCARAGIDVVLKDVSAEAAAKGKNYSEKLCAKAVSRGRTTQEKADALLARITATADPADVAGCDAVIEAVFEDPALKHKVFQEIQHLVEPDALLCSNTSTLPITALAEGVERQTDFVGLHFFSPVDKMPLVEIIKGERTGDEALARAFDLVRQIRKTPIVVNDSRGFFTSRVIGHFINEGVAMVGEGIEPASVEQAAAQAGYPAKVLSLMDELTLTLPRRIRAESKRAVEEAGGTWTTHPAEAVVDRMVDEFGRTGRSGGGGFYEYGEDGRRAGLWPGLREHFTREGAGIPFEDMQERMLFSEALDTVRLLEEGVLTSVADANIGSLFGIGFPGWTGGVLQYINGYESRGGAAAGPPAFVARARELAERYGERFTPPALLVEKAEKGERFSDR is encoded by the coding sequence ATGACCGAGAGCACCACCATCCGCTGGGAACAGGACGAGACCGGCATCGTCACCCTCGTACTGGACGACCCCGGCCAGTCGGCCAACACGATGAACCAGGCGTTCCGGGACTCGCTCACCGCGATCGCCGACCGTCTGGAGACGGAGGTCCAGGCGGACCCCGGCTCCGTCCGGGGCATCGTCTTCACCTCCGCCAAGAAGACCTTTTTCGCGGGCGGCGACCTGCGCGACCTCATCCGGGTCACGCCCGAGACCGCCCAGCAGCTCCTCGACGGCGGCCTCGCCATCAAGCGCGACCTGCGCCGCATCGAGACGCTCGGCAAGCCCGTCGTCGCCGCCATGAACGGCGCGGCCCTCGGCGGCGGCTACGAGATCGCGCTGGCCTGCCACCACCGCGTCGCACTCGACGCACCCGGCTCCAAGATCGGCTGCCCCGAGGTCACGCTCGGCCTGCTGCCCGGAGGCGGCGGCGTGGTCAGGACCGTACGCCTGCTCGGCATCGCCGACGCGCTCCTCAAGGTGCTCCTCCAGGGCACCCAGTACAGCCCGCAGCGCGCCCTGGAGAACGGCCTCGTCCACGAAGTGGCGGCCACCCACGAGGAGATGCTCGCCAAGGCCCGCGCCTTCATCGACGCCAACCCCGAGTCGCGGCAGCCCTGGGACAAGCCCGGCTACCGCATCCCGGGCGGCACCCCCTCCAACCCGAAGTTCGCGGCGAACCTGCCCGCCTTCCCGGCCAACCTGCGCAAGCAGACCAACGGCGCGCCCTACCCGGCCCCGCGCAACATCCTCGCGGCCGCCGTCGAGGGCTCCCAGGTCGACTTCGAGACCGCGCAGGTCATCGAAGCGCGCTACTTCGTGGAACTGGCCGCGGGCCAGACCTCCAAGAACATGATCCAGGCCTTCTTCTTCGACCTCCAGGCCGTCAACTCCGGTGCCAACCGCCCGAAGGACGTCGAGCCCCGCCAGGTCCGCAAGGTCGCGGTCCTGGGCGCCGGGATGATGGGCGCCGGCATCGCCTACTCGTGCGCCCGCGCCGGCATCGACGTCGTCCTCAAGGACGTGTCCGCCGAGGCGGCCGCCAAGGGCAAGAACTACTCCGAGAAGCTCTGCGCCAAAGCCGTCTCCCGGGGACGCACGACGCAGGAGAAGGCGGACGCGCTGCTGGCCCGCATCACCGCGACCGCGGACCCTGCGGACGTCGCCGGCTGCGACGCCGTCATCGAGGCCGTCTTCGAGGACCCGGCGCTCAAGCACAAGGTGTTCCAGGAGATCCAGCACCTCGTCGAGCCGGACGCGCTGCTGTGCTCCAACACCTCGACCCTGCCGATCACGGCGCTCGCCGAGGGCGTCGAGCGGCAGACCGACTTCGTGGGACTGCACTTCTTCTCGCCCGTCGACAAGATGCCGCTCGTCGAGATCATCAAGGGTGAGCGCACCGGCGACGAGGCACTGGCCCGTGCCTTCGACCTCGTACGGCAGATCAGGAAGACCCCGATCGTCGTCAACGACTCGCGGGGCTTCTTCACCTCCCGGGTCATCGGGCACTTCATCAACGAGGGCGTGGCGATGGTCGGCGAGGGCATCGAGCCCGCCTCCGTCGAGCAGGCGGCCGCCCAGGCCGGCTATCCCGCCAAGGTCCTCTCCCTGATGGACGAACTGACGCTCACCCTGCCCCGCAGGATCCGGGCCGAGTCGAAGCGGGCCGTCGAGGAGGCGGGCGGCACCTGGACGACCCACCCCGCCGAGGCGGTCGTCGACCGCATGGTCGACGAGTTCGGCCGCACCGGCCGCAGCGGTGGCGGGGGCTTCTACGAGTACGGCGAGGACGGCAGGCGCGCCGGACTGTGGCCCGGTCTGCGTGAGCACTTCACCCGTGAGGGTGCCGGCATCCCCTTCGAGGACATGCAGGAGCGCATGCTCTTCTCCGAGGCGCTGGACACCGTCCGGCTCCTGGAGGAAGGGGTCCTGACGTCGGTCGCCGACGCCAACATCGGGTCCCTCTTCGGGATCGGCTTCCCGGGCTGGACGGGGGGCGTCCTGCAGTACATCAACGGATACGAGAGCCGCGGCGGGGCGGCTGCCGGCCCGCCCGCGTTCGTGGCCCGCGCGCGGGAGCTCGCCGAGCGCTACGGCGAGCGGTTCACGCCCCCCGCGCTGCTAGTGGAGAAGGCGGAGAAGGGGGAGCGGTTCAGCGACCGGTGA
- a CDS encoding acetyl-CoA C-acetyltransferase translates to MSTEAYVYDAIRTPRGRGKASGALHGTKPVDLVVGLIHEIQARFPGLDPAAIDDIVLGVVGPVGDQGSDIARISAIAAGLPDTVAGVQENRFCASGLEAVNLAAMKVRSGWEDLVLAGGVESMSRVPMASDGGAWFADPMTNLATNFVPQGIGADLIATIEGFSRRDVDEYAALSQERAAAAWKDGRFERSVVPVKDRNGLVVLDHDEHLRPGTTADSLARLKASFADIGDLGGFDAVALQKYHWVEKIDHVHHAGNSSGIVDGASLVAVGSKEVGERYGLTPRARIVSAAVSGSEPTIMLTGPAPATRKALAKAGLTIDDIDLVEINEAFAAVVLRFARDMGLSLDKVNVNGGAIALGHPLGATGAMILGTLVDELERQDKRFGLATLCVGGGMGIATIIERL, encoded by the coding sequence GTGAGCACCGAAGCGTACGTGTACGACGCGATCCGCACCCCACGCGGCCGCGGCAAGGCGAGCGGCGCCCTGCACGGCACCAAGCCCGTCGACCTGGTCGTCGGACTCATCCACGAGATCCAGGCCCGCTTCCCGGGACTCGACCCGGCCGCGATCGACGACATCGTGCTCGGTGTCGTCGGACCGGTCGGCGACCAGGGCTCCGACATCGCCCGGATCTCGGCCATCGCCGCCGGACTGCCGGACACCGTGGCCGGCGTCCAGGAGAACCGCTTCTGTGCGTCGGGCCTCGAGGCCGTCAACCTCGCCGCGATGAAGGTCCGTTCGGGCTGGGAGGACCTCGTCCTCGCAGGCGGCGTCGAGTCGATGTCCCGGGTGCCGATGGCCTCCGACGGCGGCGCCTGGTTCGCCGACCCCATGACCAACCTCGCCACCAACTTCGTACCGCAGGGCATCGGCGCCGACCTCATCGCCACCATCGAGGGCTTCTCCCGCCGGGACGTCGACGAGTACGCGGCGCTGTCCCAGGAGCGTGCCGCCGCGGCCTGGAAGGACGGCCGCTTCGAGCGGTCCGTCGTCCCCGTGAAGGACCGCAACGGACTCGTCGTCCTCGACCACGACGAGCACCTGCGCCCGGGCACCACGGCGGACTCGCTGGCCCGGCTCAAGGCGTCCTTCGCGGACATCGGCGACCTGGGCGGCTTCGACGCCGTGGCGCTGCAGAAGTACCACTGGGTGGAGAAGATCGACCACGTCCACCACGCCGGCAACTCGTCCGGGATCGTGGACGGCGCCTCCCTGGTCGCCGTCGGCTCCAAGGAGGTCGGCGAGCGGTACGGGCTCACCCCGCGCGCGCGGATCGTCTCCGCGGCCGTCTCCGGCTCCGAGCCGACCATCATGCTGACCGGCCCCGCGCCCGCCACCCGCAAGGCACTCGCCAAGGCCGGGCTGACCATCGACGACATCGACCTCGTCGAGATCAACGAAGCCTTCGCGGCCGTCGTCCTGCGCTTCGCCCGGGACATGGGCCTGTCCCTGGACAAGGTCAACGTCAACGGCGGCGCCATCGCCCTCGGCCACCCGCTCGGCGCGACCGGCGCGATGATCCTCGGCACGCTCGTCGACGAACTGGAGCGCCAGGACAAGAGGTTCGGCCTCGCCACGCTGTGCGTGGGCGGCGGCATGGGCATCGCGACGATCATCGAACGCCTGTAA
- a CDS encoding acyl-CoA dehydrogenase family protein, translating into MKRQIFTSEHEAFRETVRTFLAKEVLPHHEQWEKDGIVSRESWRAAGRQGLLGLAVPEEYGGGGVADFRYSAALGEEFARAGAAGPALGLHNDIIGPYLTGLGTEEQKRRWLPGFCDGSLITAIAMTEPGAGSDLQGISTHAEDRGDHWLLNGSKTFISNGILADLVIVVARTTPEGGARGLSLLVVERGTEGFERGRNLDKIGLKAQDTAELFFRDVRVPKENLLGELNGAFVHLMTNLAQERLNIAVVGIAAAEYLLEITTEYVKEREAFGRPLSRLQHIRFEIAEMATECAVTRAFVDRCIVDHAEGELDAVHASMAKWWATELQKRVADRCLQLHGGYGYMTEYRVARAFTDGRIQTIYGGTTEIMKEIIGRSLLA; encoded by the coding sequence ATGAAGCGGCAGATCTTCACGTCGGAGCACGAGGCGTTCCGCGAGACCGTCCGCACCTTCCTCGCCAAGGAGGTGCTCCCGCACCACGAGCAGTGGGAGAAGGACGGCATCGTCTCGCGCGAGTCATGGCGGGCCGCCGGCCGGCAGGGACTGCTCGGACTGGCCGTCCCCGAGGAGTACGGGGGCGGCGGCGTCGCCGACTTCCGCTACAGCGCCGCACTCGGCGAGGAGTTCGCGCGCGCGGGAGCCGCCGGGCCCGCGCTCGGCCTGCACAACGACATCATCGGGCCCTATCTGACGGGGCTCGGCACCGAGGAGCAGAAGCGCCGCTGGCTGCCCGGCTTCTGCGACGGGTCCCTGATCACGGCCATCGCCATGACCGAGCCCGGCGCCGGATCGGACCTCCAGGGCATCAGCACCCATGCCGAGGACCGGGGCGACCACTGGCTCCTCAACGGCTCCAAGACGTTCATCTCCAACGGGATCCTGGCCGACCTCGTGATCGTCGTCGCCAGAACCACCCCCGAGGGCGGTGCGCGCGGACTGTCCCTGCTGGTCGTCGAGCGCGGCACGGAAGGGTTCGAGCGCGGCCGCAACCTCGACAAGATCGGCCTGAAGGCCCAGGACACCGCCGAGCTGTTCTTCCGCGACGTACGTGTCCCGAAGGAGAACCTCCTCGGCGAACTGAACGGCGCCTTCGTGCACCTGATGACGAACCTCGCGCAGGAGCGGCTGAACATCGCCGTCGTCGGGATCGCCGCAGCCGAGTACCTGCTGGAGATCACCACCGAGTACGTCAAGGAGCGCGAGGCCTTCGGGCGGCCGCTGTCCAGGCTCCAGCACATCCGCTTCGAGATAGCCGAGATGGCCACCGAGTGCGCCGTCACCCGGGCGTTCGTCGACCGCTGCATCGTCGACCACGCGGAAGGCGAACTCGACGCGGTGCACGCCTCGATGGCCAAGTGGTGGGCCACCGAACTGCAGAAGCGCGTCGCGGACCGCTGTCTCCAACTGCACGGCGGTTACGGCTACATGACGGAGTACCGCGTCGCCAGGGCCTTCACCGACGGACGCATCCAGACCATCTACGGCGGGACGACCGAGATCATGAAGGAGATCATCGGCCGCTCCCTGCTCGCCTGA
- a CDS encoding CaiB/BaiF CoA transferase family protein yields MAAAGTAGHGPLAGVRVVELAGIGPGPFAAMLLADLGADVVRVDRPGGGGLAIDPAYDITNRNKRSVVVDLKAPDGADRVLGLVERADILVEGFRPGVAERLGVGPGTCHARNPKLVYGRMTGWGQDGPLAPRAGHDIAYIALTGTLGMIGSPDEPPAVPANLVGDYAGGSLYLVVGVLAALHHARATGAGQVVDAAIVDGTAHLASMIHGMLAAGGWQDRRGANLLDGGCPYYGTYETADGRYMAVGALEGQFYEQFVELLGLGEYASARKDLSRWGELREAVAARFRTRTRDEWTAVFEGSDACVAPVLSLREAPHHPHLAARGTFTDHGGITQPAPAPRFSATPTAVRGGPAQPGADTAGVARDWDVPDLLKGSPE; encoded by the coding sequence ATGGCAGCGGCAGGAACAGCAGGGCACGGCCCGCTGGCCGGGGTGCGCGTGGTCGAGCTGGCGGGCATCGGGCCCGGCCCGTTCGCCGCGATGCTCCTTGCCGACCTGGGCGCCGACGTCGTCCGCGTGGACAGGCCGGGCGGCGGGGGACTCGCGATCGACCCCGCGTACGACATCACCAACCGCAACAAGCGTTCGGTGGTCGTCGACCTGAAGGCCCCCGACGGCGCGGACCGTGTCCTCGGCCTGGTCGAGCGCGCGGACATCCTCGTCGAGGGCTTCCGGCCGGGAGTCGCCGAGCGCCTCGGCGTCGGGCCCGGGACCTGCCACGCCCGCAACCCGAAGCTCGTCTACGGACGGATGACCGGCTGGGGCCAGGACGGGCCGCTCGCCCCGCGCGCCGGGCACGACATCGCGTACATCGCGCTGACCGGCACCCTGGGCATGATCGGCTCCCCGGACGAGCCGCCCGCCGTCCCGGCCAACCTCGTCGGGGACTACGCGGGCGGCTCGCTGTACCTCGTCGTCGGCGTCCTCGCCGCGCTCCACCACGCGCGCGCGACCGGCGCCGGACAGGTCGTGGACGCGGCGATCGTGGACGGCACCGCCCACCTCGCCTCCATGATCCACGGCATGCTGGCCGCCGGCGGCTGGCAGGACCGCCGCGGCGCCAACCTCCTCGACGGCGGATGCCCGTACTACGGGACGTACGAGACCGCCGACGGCCGGTACATGGCGGTCGGCGCGCTGGAAGGGCAGTTCTACGAGCAGTTCGTGGAGCTGCTCGGCCTCGGGGAGTACGCCTCGGCGCGCAAGGACCTCTCCCGCTGGGGCGAGCTGCGCGAGGCGGTGGCGGCCCGCTTCAGGACCCGCACGCGCGACGAGTGGACCGCTGTCTTCGAGGGCTCCGACGCCTGCGTGGCACCCGTGCTGTCGCTGCGCGAGGCACCGCACCACCCGCATCTCGCGGCCCGCGGCACCTTCACCGACCACGGCGGCATCACCCAGCCCGCCCCCGCGCCCCGCTTCTCCGCCACCCCCACCGCCGTCCGCGGCGGGCCCGCGCAGCCGGGCGCCGACACCGCGGGCGTGGCCCGCGACTGGGACGTACCGGACCTCCTGAAGGGCAGCCCCGAATGA
- a CDS encoding MmcQ/YjbR family DNA-binding protein, which translates to MPGATEEFPWGETVAKVSKKVFVFLGVSDGSYPMGVTVKLKDEVAHAHALSSPGAEPAGYGLGKAGWVRVPLEEKGAPAAELLCDWIEESYRTIAPKKLIAELDAR; encoded by the coding sequence ATGCCGGGAGCCACCGAGGAGTTCCCCTGGGGCGAGACCGTCGCGAAGGTGAGCAAGAAGGTCTTCGTCTTCCTCGGCGTCAGTGACGGCAGCTATCCGATGGGTGTCACCGTGAAGCTCAAGGACGAGGTGGCGCACGCCCACGCACTCTCGTCGCCGGGCGCGGAGCCCGCCGGGTACGGACTGGGCAAGGCGGGCTGGGTGCGCGTCCCGCTGGAGGAGAAGGGCGCCCCGGCCGCGGAGCTGCTGTGCGACTGGATCGAGGAGAGCTACCGCACCATCGCGCCGAAGAAGCTCATAGCGGAGCTCGACGCCCGCTGA
- a CDS encoding saccharopine dehydrogenase family protein, translating into MSRQNRTERAYDIVLFGATGFVGTLTAEYLAAHAPQGLRWAIAARDTAKLERLRDRLAAIDPACAELPVLRADVAYPASLRELAEHARVVATTVGPYLEYGKDLVAACAEAGTDYLDLCGEPEFVDLMYVRHDTRARETGARLVHAAGFDSVPHDLGVWFTVRQLPEGVPLTVDGFVRAEGMFSGGTFASALNQFARGRHMVAAARDRKRHEPRVVGRRASAPPSAPRYAKELGAWALPLPTIDAQIVRRSARALERYGPDFRYRHYAAVRTLPFAVGGVAGAGAVFAAAQVPPVRRWLSGRLKPGDGPSAQKRAESWFSVRFVGEGGGRRVFTEVSGGDPGYGDTAKMLAESALCLAFDELPPVSGQVTTAVAMGDSLIERLRGAGIVFRVAATR; encoded by the coding sequence ATGAGCAGGCAGAACAGGACGGAGCGCGCGTACGACATCGTGCTCTTCGGAGCCACGGGGTTCGTCGGAACGCTCACGGCGGAGTATCTCGCCGCGCACGCCCCCCAGGGGCTGCGCTGGGCGATCGCGGCGCGCGACACCGCGAAACTGGAACGGCTGCGGGACCGCCTGGCGGCGATCGACCCGGCCTGCGCGGAACTGCCCGTGCTCCGGGCCGACGTCGCCTATCCGGCCTCCTTGCGGGAACTCGCCGAGCACGCGCGCGTGGTGGCCACGACCGTCGGCCCCTACCTCGAGTACGGCAAGGACCTGGTGGCCGCCTGCGCGGAGGCCGGCACCGACTATCTGGACCTCTGCGGAGAGCCCGAGTTCGTGGACCTCATGTACGTGCGGCACGACACGCGCGCGCGGGAGACGGGCGCGCGGCTGGTGCACGCCGCCGGCTTCGACTCCGTCCCCCACGACCTGGGCGTCTGGTTCACCGTGCGGCAGCTGCCCGAAGGCGTGCCCCTGACCGTGGACGGGTTCGTGCGGGCCGAGGGGATGTTCTCGGGCGGCACCTTCGCCTCCGCCCTCAACCAGTTCGCGCGCGGGCGGCACATGGTCGCCGCGGCGCGCGACCGCAAGCGGCACGAGCCGCGGGTGGTGGGCCGCCGGGCGTCCGCTCCACCGAGCGCTCCGCGGTACGCCAAGGAGCTGGGGGCGTGGGCCCTGCCGCTGCCCACCATCGACGCACAGATCGTGCGGCGGTCCGCGCGGGCGCTGGAACGGTACGGGCCGGACTTCCGTTACCGGCACTACGCGGCCGTCAGGACCCTGCCGTTCGCGGTGGGCGGGGTGGCCGGGGCCGGCGCCGTCTTCGCGGCGGCGCAGGTGCCGCCGGTGCGGCGGTGGCTGTCGGGCCGGCTGAAGCCCGGCGACGGGCCGAGCGCGCAGAAGCGGGCGGAGAGCTGGTTCTCGGTGCGGTTCGTCGGTGAGGGGGGCGGACGGCGGGTGTTCACCGAGGTCTCGGGCGGCGACCCCGGCTACGGGGACACCGCGAAGATGCTGGCGGAGTCCGCGCTGTGCCTCGCCTTCGACGAGCTTCCCCCGGTGTCCGGGCAGGTGACGACGGCTGTCGCCATGGGAGATTCGCTGATCGAGCGGCTTCGCGGGGCGGGGATCGTCTTTCGGGTGGCCGCGACGCGGTGA
- a CDS encoding adenosine kinase encodes MNSEIDVLVLGGAGVDTIVYVPALPLPCADSHMVPAIETRAGQTGDFVALGLHALGLRTHHLDLVGADHAGDLVRALHHDRGVPLTEVPQPAGTKRAVNLVGPDGRRLSLYDSTRARDDDRLPPETVRDLASRSRHAHVSITRPCAHALPVLREAGVTLSTDLHNWDGTQAYHEAFAQEADVVFLSAAELTDPERTMRRIAERGRAEVVVATAGAEGAYQLVDGELTRIPAVAPPAPVVDSNGAGDAFAAGYLFGRLTGEPPERCGLFGAIAGAYACTVPATRADVIGRAELLRAATP; translated from the coding sequence TTGAACAGCGAGATCGATGTCCTGGTTCTCGGCGGCGCCGGGGTCGACACCATCGTGTACGTGCCCGCGTTGCCGTTGCCCTGCGCGGACAGCCACATGGTGCCCGCGATCGAGACACGGGCCGGGCAGACCGGGGACTTCGTGGCGCTCGGGCTGCACGCCCTGGGGCTGCGGACACATCACCTCGACCTGGTCGGCGCGGATCACGCGGGGGATCTGGTGCGGGCCCTGCACCACGACCGGGGCGTCCCTCTCACCGAGGTTCCGCAGCCGGCCGGCACCAAGCGGGCGGTGAACCTCGTGGGCCCGGACGGGCGGCGGCTCTCGCTGTACGACAGCACGCGCGCGCGTGACGACGACCGGTTGCCCCCGGAGACCGTACGGGACCTCGCCTCGAGGAGCCGGCACGCGCACGTCTCCATCACCCGGCCCTGCGCCCACGCCCTCCCGGTCCTGCGTGAGGCGGGAGTCACCCTCTCGACCGACCTGCACAACTGGGACGGCACACAGGCCTACCACGAGGCGTTCGCCCAGGAGGCCGACGTCGTCTTCCTGTCGGCGGCCGAGCTGACGGACCCGGAGAGGACCATGCGGCGGATCGCCGAGCGGGGCCGGGCCGAGGTGGTCGTCGCCACCGCCGGGGCCGAGGGCGCGTACCAGCTGGTCGACGGCGAGCTGACGCGCATCCCCGCCGTCGCGCCGCCCGCGCCGGTCGTGGACTCGAACGGGGCCGGGGACGCCTTCGCGGCGGGCTATCTCTTCGGCAGGCTGACGGGTGAACCTCCCGAGCGGTGCGGCCTCTTCGGCGCGATCGCCGGGGCCTACGCCTGCACGGTGCCGGCCACGCGGGCCGACGTCATCGGGCGCGCGGAACTGCTCAGAGCTGCCACCCCATGA
- the mmpA gene encoding morphogenic membrane protein MmpA: MTTHRAPKPAAGPSQPVERAVMAALVLAVLAGVAWIAGMIYTVMGWQL, encoded by the coding sequence ATGACGACGCACCGTGCTCCGAAGCCCGCCGCCGGCCCCAGCCAGCCCGTCGAGCGTGCCGTGATGGCCGCACTGGTCCTCGCGGTCCTCGCCGGGGTCGCCTGGATAGCCGGGATGATCTACACGGTCATGGGGTGGCAGCTCTGA